In a genomic window of Gossypium arboreum isolate Shixiya-1 chromosome 7, ASM2569848v2, whole genome shotgun sequence:
- the LOC108455538 gene encoding uncharacterized protein LOC108455538: MAGHGFIGGCLHTHERRPVLGETGPFRSFTERVRNRGLHDLQYHKERRDPSALFLSVTANGQTPRGSATYGWARAYRSTPRTINQRCQMALRGAWNGHDRGVVAEGRPTVRQQQHAWGKGCCCFLYFGP, translated from the exons ATGGCCGGCCATGGGTTCATCGGAGGGTGTCTCCACACCCATGAACGGCGGCCGGTGTTAGGTGAAACGGGCCCCTTTCGGTCCTTCACCGAACGAGTACGGAATCGGGGCCTTCACGACTTGCAGTACCACAAAGAACGGAGGGACCCCTCGGCTCTCTTTCTGTCCGTCACGGCCAATGGCCAGACCCCGAGGGGTTCGGCGACCTACGGATGGGCAAGAGCATACCGGAGCACACCCCGAACAATAAATCAAAG GTGTCAGATGGCTCTCAGAGGTGCGTGGAACGGCCATGACAGAGGCGTGGTGGCCGAGGGGAGACCAACAGTTCGGCAGCAGCAGCATGCTTGGGGCAAGGGCTGCTGCTGTTTTCTCTATTTTGGGCCATAA
- the LOC108455528 gene encoding alpha-N-acetylglucosaminidase-like, translating to MDSSLAAISLLLFSLFSMVYTSTIGVQYISKLLQIQERERAPPSFQVAAARGVLHRLLPSHSSAFEFRIISKEKCGGEGACFIINNHPSSYKSGAPEILISGVTGVEVLAGLHWYLKYWCGSHISWQKTGGAQLFSIPPLGSLPRVQVGGILVQRPIPWNYYQNAVTSSYTFAWWDWERWEQEIDWMALQGINLPLAFTGQETIWRKVFQKFNITNSDLDDFFGGPAFLAWSRMGNLHGWGGPLPESWFDGQLTLQKKILARMYELGMTPVLPAFSGNVPAAFKDMFPSAKITRLGNWFSVKPNPKWCCTYLLDATDPLFIEIGRTFIEEQLKEYGRTSHIYNCDTFDENTPPVDDPGYISSLGAAIFSGMQSGDDNAMWLMQGWLFSYDPFWRPPQMKALLHSVPLGKLVVLDLYAEVKPIWISSAQFYGVPYIWCMLHNFAGNIEMYGILDAIASGPIEALTSENSTMVGVGMSMEGIEQNPIVYDLMSEMAFQHKKVDVKAWIELYIARRYGRSSPLIRDAWNILYHTVYNCTDEAYDKNRDVIVAFPDVNPSLISSPLEMYPHYGKPTSRRAILREKKNAYEQPHLWYSTSEVIKALELFIASGKELSASNTYGYDLVDLTRQSLAKYANELFLKIIDAYKFKDVDKVTSLSQKFLDLVEDMDTLLACHDGFLLGPWLESAKQLAQNEEEEKQFEWNARTQITMWFDNTEEEASLLRDYGNKYWSGLLRDYYGPRAAVYFKILIESVENGEDFRLHKWRREWIKLTNNWQSSRKLFPVKSSGNAVSISRSLYNKYLRSES from the exons ATGGATTCTTCGCTCGCCGCCATTTCTCTCCTCCTTTTCTCGCTTTTTTCCATGGTTTATACCTCCACTATCGGCGTCCAATATATCTCCAAACTTCTCCAAATTCAAGAGCGCGAGAGAGCTCCTCCTTCCTTCCAAGTCGCGGCGGCTCGTGGCGTTCTCCATCGCCTGCTTCCTTCTCACTCCTCCGCTTTTGAATTCCGTATCATTTCTAAG GAGAAATGTGGTGGTGAAGGAGCTTGTTTCATTATCAacaaccatccttcttcttataAGTCCGGAGCTCCAGAGATTTT AATAAGTGGTGTCACTGGGGTGGAAGTTTTGGCTGGTCTACACTGGTACTTAAAGTATTGGTGTGGTTCACATATATCTTGGCAAAAAACTGGTGGTGCACAACTATTTTCAATACCTCCGTTAGGCTCTCTTCCTCGTGTTCAAGTTGGTGGAATCTTGGTCCAGAGACCCATTCCATGGAATTACTACCAAAATGCTGTTACATCAAGCT ATACTTTTGCTTGGTGGGATTGGGAAAGATGGGAACAGGAAATTGATTGGATGGCTCTCCAAGGTATCAACTTGCCACTAGCATTTACTGGCCAAGAAACCATTTGGAGAAAAGTTTTCCAG AAATTCAATATAACCAATTCTGATTTGGATGACTTCTTTGGGGGTCCTGCATTTCTTGCTTGGTCACGTATGGGAAATTTGCATGG ATGGGGTGGACCACTGCCAGAAAGTTGGTTTGATGGACAATTAACTTTGCAAAAGAAAATTCTTGCCCGAATGTATGAACTTGGAATGACTCCAG TCCTTCCAGCTTTTTCTGGCAATGTTCCTGCAGCATTTAAAGACATGTTCCCTTCAGCAAAGATAACACGCTTGGGTAATTG GTTTTCTGTTAAACCCAACCCTAAATGGTGTTGCACTTATCTACTTGATGCAACTGATCCCTTGTTCATTGAGATTGGGAGAACTTTCATTGAGGAACAACTGAAAG AATATGGAAGGACAAGCCACATCTACAATTG TGACACGTTTGATGAGAATACCCCTCCGGTGGATGATCCAGGGTACATCTCCTCATTAGGTGCAGCGATCTTTAGTGGAATGCAGAGTGGTGATGACAATGCAATGTGGCTAATGCAG GGGTGGCTGTTTTCATATGATCCATTCTGGAGGCCTCCACAAATGAAG GCACTTCTGCACTCTGTTCCCCTGGGGAAGCTGGTCGTCCTTGATTTATATGCTGAAGTGAAACCCATCTGGATTTCTTCAGCACAGTTTTATGGTGTTCCTTACATCT GGTGCATGCTACACAACTTTGCAGGAAATATTGAGATGTATGGAATTTTGGATGCAATAGCCTCTGGCCCTATTGAAGCTCTAACAAGTGAAAACTCAACAATG GTTGGCGTTGGAATGTCAATGGAAGGTATAGAACAGAATCCAATTGTTTATGATCTCATGTCTGAAATGGCATTTCAACACAAAAAAGTTGATGTCAAG GCATGGATTGAATTGTATATAGCAAGGCGTTATGGACGGTCATCTCCTTTAATAAGAGACGCATGGAATATATTATACCACACAGTCTACAATTGCACGGATGAAGCCTAT GACAAAAATAGGGATGTTATTGTAGCATTTCCAGATGTCAATCCATCCCTTATTTCATCACCACTTGAGATGTATCCACATTATGGTAAACCAACTTCAAGAAGGGccattctaagggagaaaaaaaATGCATATGAGCAACCTCATCTATGGTATTCAACTTCTGAAGTGATAAAGGCATTAGAACTTTTTATTGCAAGTGGGAAAGAACTATCAGCAAGCAATACTTACGG CTATGACTTAGTTGACCTGACTAGACAATCTCTGGCTAAATATGCAAATGAGCTTTTCTTAAAGATCATTGACGCCTATAAGTTTAAAGATGTTGACAAAGTCACCTCTCTCAGTCAAAAGTTTCTAGACCTTGTTGAAGATATGGACACTCTTTTAGCATGCCATGATGGATTTCTTCTGGGACCTTGGCTAGAAAGTGCTAAACAACTTGCACAaaatgaagaagaagagaaaCAG TTCGAGTGGAATGCAAGAACTCAAATAACCATGTGGTTTGACAACACAGAGGAGGAAGCAAGTCTACTTCGTGATTATG GAAACAAGTATTGGAGTGGACTTCTACGAGATTATTACGGCCCCCGAGCAGCagtatatttcaaaattttgataGAAAGTGTAGAGAATGGCGAGGACTTCAGGCTACATAAATGGAGGAGGGAATGGATAAAACTAACAAACAATTGGCAGAGTAGTCGGAAACTGTTTCCGGTGAAGAGCAGTGGAAATGCTGTTAGCATATCAAGGTCACTGTACAACAAGTATTTAAGGTCAGAGTCATGA
- the LOC108488411 gene encoding uncharacterized protein LOC108488411 isoform X1, whose protein sequence is MRDSLLLSKAAFKVIHHLELWWPFQKNLMVKDKTTKAYFLNLQAFCPNQLPNFGSCLIYNQTVPNMIAKEGTRCNSWVLLLKIWWSKGVRMSLLLQITRFLPRKMKMVEQYERELAVGVAAAAYVVNAIEKDEAKYRIKIEGKKQDTISRVGNSDRVSRRYSSKEVITNTAGETSSRKSRESSKGGGSSAGDQRWKGNYSQTNNALETKADAWQNAELHKLNKRYENMKASIHEWEKENKVRAKVKMERRKKELEKKIKRSHQVYQLKISRIDDIAGGARAQVDDKRRNEELKIREKAKQL, encoded by the exons ATGAGAGATTCTTTGCTTTTATCAAAAGCTGCGTTCAAAGTTATACATCACCTAGAATTATGGTGGCCCTTTCAGAAAAATCTTATGGTTAAAgacaagacaacaaaagcatactTTCTTAATCTCCAAGCTTTTTGCCCCAATCAACTACCCAATTTTGGATCTTGTCTTATTTATAACCAAACGGTTCCCAACATGATAGCCAAAGAAGGTACGCGCTGCAATTCATGGGTTTTGTTGCTTAAAATATGGTGGAGTAAAGGTGTAAGAATGTCATTGCTTTTGCAGATAACAAGGTTTCTTCCTCGGAAAATGAAAATGGTAGAGCAGTATGAGAGAGAGTTGGCCGTGGGAGTGGCGGCGGCTGCGTATGTGGTCAACGCCATTGAAAAAGACGAAGCAAAATATAGGATCAAAATAGAAGGGAAAAAACAAGATACCATATCGAGGGTGGGAAATTCTGATAGAGTTAGTAGGCGATACTCAAGCAAGGAAGTGATAACAAATACAGCAG GTGAAACATCCAGTAGAAAGTCAAGGGAAAGTAGTAAAGGAGGTGGTTCATCGGCTGGAGACCAAAGGTGGAAGGGAAATTATTCCCAAACCAATAATGCTTTGGAGACTAAAGCTGATGCTTGGCAGAATGCTGAGTTGCACAAACTTAACAAACG GTATGAGAATATGAAAGCATCAATTCATGAATGGGAGAAGGAAAATAAGGTGAGAGCCAAAGTCAAGATGGAAAGGAGAAAG AAAGAATtggagaagaaaataaagaggagcCATCAAGTTTACCAATTGAAGATATCAAGAATTGATGATATCGCAGGTGGAGCAAGAGCTCAAGTTGATGACAAAAGAAGAAATGAGGAATTGAAGATCAGAGAAAAAGCAAAGCAATTATAA
- the LOC108488411 gene encoding uncharacterized protein LOC108488411 isoform X2, producing the protein MKMVEQYERELAVGVAAAAYVVNAIEKDEAKYRIKIEGKKQDTISRVGNSDRVSRRYSSKEVITNTAGETSSRKSRESSKGGGSSAGDQRWKGNYSQTNNALETKADAWQNAELHKLNKRYENMKASIHEWEKENKVRAKVKMERRKKELEKKIKRSHQVYQLKISRIDDIAGGARAQVDDKRRNEELKIREKAKQL; encoded by the exons ATGAAAATGGTAGAGCAGTATGAGAGAGAGTTGGCCGTGGGAGTGGCGGCGGCTGCGTATGTGGTCAACGCCATTGAAAAAGACGAAGCAAAATATAGGATCAAAATAGAAGGGAAAAAACAAGATACCATATCGAGGGTGGGAAATTCTGATAGAGTTAGTAGGCGATACTCAAGCAAGGAAGTGATAACAAATACAGCAG GTGAAACATCCAGTAGAAAGTCAAGGGAAAGTAGTAAAGGAGGTGGTTCATCGGCTGGAGACCAAAGGTGGAAGGGAAATTATTCCCAAACCAATAATGCTTTGGAGACTAAAGCTGATGCTTGGCAGAATGCTGAGTTGCACAAACTTAACAAACG GTATGAGAATATGAAAGCATCAATTCATGAATGGGAGAAGGAAAATAAGGTGAGAGCCAAAGTCAAGATGGAAAGGAGAAAG AAAGAATtggagaagaaaataaagaggagcCATCAAGTTTACCAATTGAAGATATCAAGAATTGATGATATCGCAGGTGGAGCAAGAGCTCAAGTTGATGACAAAAGAAGAAATGAGGAATTGAAGATCAGAGAAAAAGCAAAGCAATTATAA